In the Enterococcus saigonensis genome, one interval contains:
- a CDS encoding DUF998 domain-containing protein: protein MKFLKEYGFYLLLLAIISEIALPFILAKYYPNYSQINDLISTFGETGSPTKSAFKIWEIINGVLFVSSAPAIFERFKETNPQLAFVLSIMVVLFGIGDCIITGVFDRAANSSEVDFTSLLHNYASGAGFVALLIGTLLLFLLYRQESNFPMTVLLPFIFVAALIFMFLFAMPKIPIISQFQVSHRGLWQRLNLWFLYLPYFISALQSLVAKSKIT, encoded by the coding sequence ATGAAATTTTTAAAAGAATATGGCTTTTATTTATTATTACTAGCCATTATCAGTGAGATTGCACTCCCTTTTATTTTGGCAAAGTATTATCCTAACTATAGTCAGATTAATGATTTAATCTCGACTTTTGGGGAAACGGGTAGTCCTACCAAATCAGCATTTAAAATTTGGGAAATTATTAACGGTGTTCTCTTTGTTTCAAGTGCACCAGCAATTTTTGAACGGTTTAAAGAAACAAATCCACAATTAGCATTTGTCCTTTCTATTATGGTAGTTTTATTTGGTATAGGAGACTGTATTATTACCGGCGTCTTTGATCGCGCTGCTAATTCAAGTGAAGTAGATTTTACATCGTTACTTCACAACTATGCTTCAGGTGCGGGTTTTGTAGCGCTTTTGATCGGAACGCTACTTTTATTTCTTCTCTATCGACAAGAATCAAATTTTCCAATGACTGTTTTATTGCCATTCATCTTTGTTGCTGCCCTCATTTTTATGTTTTTATTTGCAATGCCAAAAATACCAATTATTAGTCAATTTCAAGTCTCACATCGCGGATTATGGCAACGACTTAATTTATGGTTTTTATATTTGCCATATTTTATCAGTGCATTACAAAGTTTAGTTGCAAAATCTAAAATCACTTAA
- the glpK gene encoding glycerol kinase GlpK: MATKYILALDQGTTSSRAIIFNKKGEAVVSAQREFPQIFPKAGWVEHNPVEIWNSIQSVIADALIDGNIKPHQIAAIGITNQRETTVIWDKETGSPVYNAIVWQSKQTNEIATALKEAGHGEMIQEKTGLLIDSYFSATKVKWILDNVKGAKEKAEKGDLLFGTIDTWLLWKLTGGKVHVTDYTNASRTMMFNIHELCWDEEILRLLDIPKSLLPEVRSNSEIYGYTDDYLFYGQKIPIAGMAGDQQAALFGQQAFEVGNVKNTYGTGAFIVMNTGNEAINSENGLLTTIGYGINGKITYALEGSIFVAGSAIQWLRDGLRLFDQAPDSETYASRVADSDNVYVVPAFTGLGAPYWDQEARGAIFGLTRGTTKEHLIRATLESLAYQTCDVVKTMADDAKTPITILKVDGGASKNELLLQFQADILQTPVERASYLETTALGVAYLAGLAVGFWKDLTELKSFQAKGKSFEPQMTKEICKNLYAGWQEAVNATMGFKHRPLEK, from the coding sequence GTGGCAACAAAATACATTTTAGCGTTGGATCAAGGAACAACTAGTTCGCGCGCCATTATTTTTAATAAAAAGGGAGAAGCTGTTGTTAGTGCACAGCGAGAATTTCCCCAAATTTTTCCCAAGGCCGGTTGGGTAGAACATAATCCGGTTGAAATTTGGAATTCAATTCAGTCAGTTATTGCAGATGCTTTAATTGACGGCAATATTAAACCCCATCAAATTGCCGCAATTGGTATTACTAACCAACGCGAAACCACTGTTATATGGGATAAAGAAACAGGAAGTCCAGTCTATAATGCGATTGTTTGGCAATCAAAGCAAACCAATGAGATTGCCACGGCTTTAAAAGAAGCTGGACACGGAGAAATGATTCAAGAAAAAACGGGGTTGTTGATTGACTCATATTTTTCCGCAACAAAAGTGAAATGGATTTTAGACAATGTCAAGGGAGCAAAAGAAAAGGCAGAAAAAGGAGATTTGTTATTTGGAACAATTGACACTTGGCTTTTATGGAAATTAACCGGTGGAAAAGTACATGTCACTGATTATACGAATGCTAGTCGTACAATGATGTTTAATATTCATGAATTATGTTGGGACGAAGAAATTTTACGTCTTTTAGATATTCCGAAATCGTTGTTGCCAGAAGTGCGCTCAAACTCTGAAATTTATGGTTATACAGATGATTATTTATTTTATGGCCAGAAGATTCCCATTGCTGGTATGGCTGGTGATCAACAAGCTGCATTGTTTGGGCAGCAGGCTTTTGAAGTTGGTAACGTGAAAAATACTTATGGGACGGGAGCCTTTATTGTTATGAATACTGGCAATGAAGCGATCAATTCTGAAAACGGTTTACTTACTACTATTGGCTATGGGATTAACGGTAAAATCACCTATGCCTTGGAAGGAAGTATTTTTGTAGCAGGTTCTGCTATTCAATGGTTGCGTGACGGTTTACGTTTATTTGATCAAGCTCCTGATTCTGAGACTTATGCTAGTCGCGTTGCAGATAGTGATAATGTTTATGTCGTTCCGGCTTTTACTGGATTAGGTGCACCTTATTGGGACCAAGAAGCAAGAGGTGCGATTTTTGGATTGACACGAGGAACCACCAAGGAACATTTAATTCGCGCAACGCTGGAGTCTCTGGCTTATCAAACTTGTGATGTTGTCAAAACAATGGCTGATGATGCTAAAACACCAATCACTATACTAAAAGTTGATGGTGGAGCATCAAAAAATGAACTATTGCTACAATTTCAAGCTGATATTTTACAAACGCCTGTTGAAAGAGCAAGTTATTTAGAAACAACAGCTTTAGGGGTAGCTTATCTGGCTGGATTAGCTGTTGGATTTTGGAAAGATTTAACGGAACTGAAATCTTTTCAAGCTAAGGGGAAATCGTTTGAACCGCAAATGACAAAAGAAATTTGCAAAAATTTATATGCAGGTTGGCAAGAAGCAGTAAATGCTACAATGGGATTTAAACATCGGCCATTGGAAAAATAA
- the helD gene encoding RNA polymerase recycling motor HelD has protein sequence MDERAKEQQHVKQTIALISIEQQLIKHKQHQLSGKMQAELKEVANHQIRGGSDESFYESAVEYRQHEQELLLKYHTAESQEKRLKALATMQGNPYFARIDFTEGQENKETLYLGIASLRDKNQETIVIDWRAPIANLYYEGELGPAFYETDHDRYEVELLLKRQFKIQDGNLLSMVDTSEVINDEFLLEILDEASSSQMKNIVSTIQKAQNKIIRDTTSKVMLIEGIAGSGKTSALLQRIAFLLYRNRKWLADEQVLLFSPNHLFSDYISMVLPSLGESTVPTRTFRAFMDQLLPNFTIEKEAEQEAIFLTGNEKQSQRLKSSLVLVKESKKYIQSITQLGPLFRNLKINDQTLISTKQMRNWYQQTNPNLPLYQRTQLLQIKLLKKVGGLQKDEAKKSWVKDAAEEELQQYFADHPNLTDSEENERKLRNQIKKQIVKRHFRGLVRNINRFQFINFSKQYLHFLQSIPKKVLSAHHLSQANWQANIDETRNLLKNRLLKQEDAVLFFLLLKGLRPVDLPVQARFIFIDEMQDFPPAQVALLRELYPQANLTLCGDLNQKVFGNETIVGNLSDLFVNQAVTRYQLTTSYRSTKEITDFANQFLSEDDTVEMTARKGKLPTLVTGFNAQDCLTYLKEDLKKNETKTKYWRTAIICRTSQDCINLYHTLDEALQQEIQLIVSEEDFMKRQIMIIPAYLAKGLEFDRVYAWQVDDSFKTSQDRLIFYTIATRAMHELTVLTCEPLSPLFNTANPLTFTKVVL, from the coding sequence ATGGATGAACGTGCCAAAGAACAGCAACATGTCAAACAGACAATTGCGCTTATTTCTATTGAGCAGCAATTAATTAAACATAAGCAACACCAATTAAGTGGCAAGATGCAAGCCGAATTGAAAGAAGTAGCCAATCATCAAATTCGTGGTGGCTCTGATGAATCTTTTTATGAATCCGCTGTTGAATATCGGCAGCATGAACAAGAACTGTTGTTAAAATACCATACTGCCGAAAGTCAGGAAAAACGATTAAAAGCCTTAGCTACCATGCAAGGCAATCCTTACTTTGCTCGAATTGACTTTACTGAAGGTCAAGAAAATAAAGAAACACTTTATTTAGGCATTGCTTCTTTACGAGATAAAAATCAAGAAACAATTGTAATCGACTGGCGGGCTCCAATTGCCAACCTCTACTATGAAGGTGAACTGGGCCCTGCCTTTTACGAAACTGATCACGACCGTTATGAAGTAGAACTTTTACTTAAGAGACAATTCAAAATTCAAGATGGCAATTTGCTTTCGATGGTCGATACGTCAGAAGTAATTAATGATGAGTTTTTATTAGAAATTTTAGATGAAGCATCTTCTTCTCAAATGAAAAATATCGTCTCAACTATCCAAAAAGCACAAAATAAAATTATTCGCGACACTACCAGTAAGGTAATGTTAATTGAAGGGATAGCCGGTAGTGGTAAAACTTCTGCTCTCTTACAACGAATTGCATTTTTATTATATCGTAATCGTAAATGGCTAGCTGATGAACAGGTACTCTTATTTTCTCCCAATCACTTATTTTCTGACTATATCTCTATGGTTTTACCTTCATTGGGTGAAAGTACGGTTCCAACGCGGACATTTCGTGCTTTTATGGATCAATTATTACCAAATTTCACAATCGAAAAAGAAGCAGAACAAGAAGCTATCTTTTTGACAGGTAACGAAAAGCAAAGTCAACGCCTCAAAAGCAGTCTAGTCTTGGTAAAAGAAAGCAAGAAATATATTCAAAGTATTACACAGTTAGGTCCGTTATTTCGCAATCTCAAAATTAACGATCAAACCCTAATTTCTACAAAACAAATGCGCAATTGGTATCAGCAAACAAACCCAAACTTACCTCTTTACCAACGAACACAGTTGTTGCAAATAAAATTATTGAAAAAAGTTGGCGGTCTGCAAAAAGATGAAGCTAAAAAAAGTTGGGTTAAAGATGCTGCAGAAGAAGAATTACAACAATACTTTGCTGATCACCCTAATTTGACAGATTCTGAAGAAAACGAACGAAAACTACGGAATCAAATCAAAAAACAAATTGTCAAGCGACATTTCCGCGGATTGGTAAGAAATATCAACCGTTTCCAATTTATCAATTTTTCAAAGCAATACCTGCACTTTTTACAAAGTATTCCAAAAAAAGTTTTATCCGCTCATCATCTTAGCCAAGCAAACTGGCAAGCCAATATAGATGAAACACGTAACTTGTTAAAAAACCGACTGTTAAAGCAAGAAGATGCAGTTTTATTCTTTCTATTGCTAAAAGGCTTACGTCCAGTCGACCTACCTGTACAAGCACGATTTATTTTTATTGACGAAATGCAAGATTTCCCTCCGGCACAAGTGGCGCTTTTACGGGAGTTATATCCGCAAGCTAATTTGACTTTATGTGGGGATTTAAACCAAAAAGTTTTTGGTAATGAAACAATTGTAGGAAATTTATCTGACCTTTTCGTTAATCAAGCAGTTACCCGCTATCAGTTGACCACAAGTTATCGTTCGACCAAAGAAATTACTGATTTTGCTAATCAGTTTTTATCAGAAGATGATACCGTTGAAATGACAGCAAGAAAAGGAAAACTTCCTACTTTGGTTACTGGTTTTAATGCACAGGATTGCCTAACGTATTTAAAAGAGGATTTGAAAAAAAATGAGACAAAAACGAAGTATTGGCGCACCGCCATTATTTGTCGCACCAGTCAAGATTGCATCAATTTATATCACACTCTCGATGAAGCTTTACAGCAAGAAATTCAATTAATCGTATCAGAAGAAGATTTTATGAAACGACAAATTATGATTATTCCAGCATATTTGGCTAAAGGGTTAGAATTTGACCGTGTCTATGCTTGGCAAGTTGATGACAGTTTTAAAACATCGCAAGATCGTTTAATTTTTTACACTATCGCTACTCGCGCAATGCATGAACTAACAGTACTAACTTGCGAACCACTATCCCCCTTATTCAATACAGCCAATCCTTTAACCTTTACTAAAGTTGTCTTATAA
- a CDS encoding aminoglycoside 6-adenylyltransferase, protein MRSEKEMYDLILNVAKSLPQVKAVALTGSRANQVAPKDIFQDYDVVYFVEEKKPLLRDRSWLEGFGKRVIMQCPEEMDLFPATLGECFTFLMLFSDGNRIDLMLCPIKNKQEWLVTEKNVEVLWDPTQLLSFLNDGSKKMPYLVKKPTQAEFLDCCNEFWWVSTYVVKGLRRQENLYAIDHLYGNCQRELRRLLTWHVASRQNYTIDTGKNDKYLLKLLSTDTSQQFTQLLDFTTRIKIWESLFSTQQFFHQTAINYADKFDFSYDLETAEDVLNYCRQWAPSDFNANCK, encoded by the coding sequence ATGCGATCGGAAAAGGAAATGTATGATTTGATTTTAAATGTTGCGAAATCACTGCCTCAAGTTAAAGCGGTAGCACTGACTGGTTCAAGAGCAAATCAAGTTGCTCCAAAGGATATCTTCCAAGATTATGATGTTGTCTATTTTGTCGAGGAAAAAAAACCATTACTCCGTGATAGAAGCTGGTTAGAGGGATTTGGGAAACGGGTAATTATGCAATGTCCTGAAGAAATGGATTTATTTCCAGCTACATTGGGAGAATGTTTTACATTTTTAATGTTATTTTCTGATGGTAATCGCATAGACTTAATGCTGTGTCCGATAAAAAATAAACAAGAGTGGTTGGTAACGGAGAAAAATGTGGAAGTGCTTTGGGATCCAACCCAGCTTTTATCTTTCTTAAATGATGGTAGCAAAAAAATGCCTTATTTAGTAAAAAAGCCAACTCAAGCAGAGTTTTTAGATTGTTGTAATGAATTTTGGTGGGTGTCAACTTACGTAGTTAAAGGGCTGCGACGCCAAGAGAATTTATATGCAATTGATCATTTGTATGGCAATTGCCAAAGAGAATTACGCCGCTTACTTACGTGGCACGTTGCCAGTAGACAAAATTATACAATTGATACTGGTAAGAATGATAAGTATTTATTAAAGCTTTTATCGACTGATACTTCTCAGCAATTTACACAATTACTTGATTTCACTACGCGTATAAAAATTTGGGAAAGTCTTTTTTCAACGCAACAGTTTTTTCACCAGACTGCAATAAATTATGCTGATAAATTTGATTTTTCGTATGATTTAGAAACTGCCGAAGACGTCTTGAATTATTGCCGACAATGGGCTCCTAGTGATTTTAATGCTAATTGTAAATGA
- a CDS encoding heavy metal translocating P-type ATPase: MSHFKKFFLTVMVGALALFFEFILGKGHWAFILVVVVGGVMAFTMLIEMIKTLRSGRYGVDILAITAIIATLAVGEYWASLMILIMLTGGDSLEDYASRQAGRELQSLLDNSPQIAHRKEGDRLEDLTLDKVKVGDILVVKPHEIVPVDGQALQAGSVDESSLTGESRPVDKVIGDEIMSGSVNGEGTIVYKVTSLAEDSQYQQIVKLVKESQEKPAHFVRMADRYAVPFTAVAYLIGGIAWFVTKDPVRFAEVLVVASPCPLILAAPVALVAGMSRSSRNGIVVKTGTTIEKLAEAKTIAFDKTGTITKGQLMVAEINPVAGFSEDKFLSYLASAEQESLHILARSLVSYAQKRVNLVPVDNLEEVVGFGVKGEIDGQIIKIGRASFAHADTQPGDATMIFASLDDKYIGSVTFTDEIRPEAKNTIMQLRTLGVDNEIMLTGDRKGVAELTAEKVGIQTVHAECLPQDKINVLKNIAKNERPLIMVGDGINDAPALAIADVGIAMGAHGSSAASESADAVILKDDLSRVAVAVKVAQDTMKIARQSVLIGIFICVGLMLIASTGVIPALIGAMLQEVVDTVSILSALRAKSE; encoded by the coding sequence ATGAGCCATTTTAAAAAATTTTTTCTAACCGTCATGGTGGGAGCACTTGCTCTATTTTTTGAATTTATTTTGGGGAAAGGTCATTGGGCGTTTATTTTAGTTGTGGTAGTGGGGGGGGTTATGGCCTTCACTATGCTAATTGAAATGATTAAAACCCTTCGATCCGGTCGTTATGGTGTAGATATTTTGGCGATCACTGCAATTATAGCAACGTTAGCAGTAGGCGAGTATTGGGCTAGTTTGATGATTCTCATTATGTTAACTGGTGGAGATAGTTTAGAAGATTATGCTAGTCGGCAAGCTGGACGTGAATTACAGTCTTTGTTAGATAATTCTCCCCAAATTGCTCACCGTAAAGAAGGGGATCGCTTAGAAGATTTAACTTTAGATAAAGTAAAAGTCGGAGATATTTTGGTTGTAAAACCTCATGAAATTGTGCCGGTTGACGGACAAGCATTGCAAGCTGGAAGTGTTGACGAATCTTCTTTAACAGGCGAATCCCGACCAGTCGATAAAGTAATTGGGGATGAAATTATGTCTGGTTCAGTTAATGGAGAAGGGACAATTGTGTATAAAGTAACTTCTCTAGCAGAAGACTCTCAATATCAACAAATCGTTAAATTGGTAAAAGAGTCACAAGAAAAGCCAGCACATTTCGTTCGGATGGCTGATCGCTATGCAGTACCATTTACCGCGGTTGCCTATTTAATTGGTGGTATTGCGTGGTTTGTAACAAAGGATCCTGTTCGCTTTGCAGAGGTTTTAGTAGTTGCTTCTCCTTGTCCTTTAATTTTAGCTGCACCAGTGGCTTTGGTTGCTGGAATGAGTCGCTCTAGCCGTAATGGTATCGTCGTAAAGACTGGAACGACGATTGAAAAATTAGCCGAAGCAAAAACCATTGCGTTTGATAAAACGGGTACTATTACTAAAGGACAATTAATGGTTGCAGAAATTAATCCAGTTGCTGGTTTTTCTGAAGATAAATTTTTGAGTTATTTAGCCAGTGCTGAGCAAGAATCCCTGCACATTCTGGCTCGTTCTCTTGTATCTTATGCACAAAAACGTGTGAATCTAGTCCCTGTTGATAATTTAGAAGAAGTAGTTGGATTTGGTGTAAAAGGAGAAATTGACGGGCAAATAATTAAGATTGGACGGGCCTCGTTTGCCCATGCTGATACGCAGCCAGGAGATGCTACGATGATTTTTGCATCGTTAGACGACAAATACATTGGAAGTGTAACGTTTACAGATGAAATTCGTCCTGAAGCGAAAAACACAATTATGCAATTACGCACTTTAGGTGTCGATAATGAAATTATGTTAACTGGAGATCGCAAAGGTGTTGCAGAATTAACAGCTGAAAAAGTTGGAATTCAAACAGTTCATGCTGAATGTTTACCTCAAGATAAAATTAATGTTTTAAAAAACATAGCAAAAAATGAACGTCCTTTGATTATGGTCGGAGATGGTATTAATGATGCTCCAGCTTTGGCGATTGCAGATGTCGGGATAGCTATGGGAGCGCATGGCTCTTCAGCAGCATCTGAAAGTGCTGATGCTGTCATTTTGAAAGATGACTTAAGTCGCGTCGCTGTAGCTGTGAAAGTTGCGCAAGACACTATGAAAATTGCTCGTCAGTCGGTTTTAATTGGTATTTTTATCTGCGTGGGACTAATGCTTATTGCAAGTACCGGGGTAATTCCAGCCTTGATTGGGGCAATGTTACAAGAAGTTGTCGATACAGTTTCAATTTTAAGTGCTTTACGGGCTAAAAGTGAATGA
- a CDS encoding 2-hydroxymuconate tautomerase — protein sequence MPFVHVELVEGRSKEQLTAMMKDVTEAVHKNTGAPKEHIHVIINEMKKGTYAVNGEFK from the coding sequence ATGCCATTTGTTCATGTCGAATTAGTCGAAGGTCGTAGCAAAGAACAATTAACTGCTATGATGAAAGATGTAACAGAAGCAGTACACAAAAATACAGGAGCACCAAAAGAGCACATTCACGTTATCATCAACGAGATGAAAAAAGGAACTTATGCAGTAAATGGTGAATTTAAGTAA
- the thrS gene encoding threonine--tRNA ligase: MAITITFPDGAKKEFEVGITTKDIAASISNSLAKKALAGKVNGELVDLNRPIEADSTLAIITPADEEALPLLRHSTAHLMAQAARRLFPNIHFGVGPAIESGFYYDTDNGAHPITAEDLPAIEAEMMKIVKENLPIERLVLSKEEAMDLFETDPYKVELISELPADEIITAYRQGEFVDLCRGPHIPSTGRIQVFKLLSVAGAYWRGNSNNHMMQRVYGTAFFDKKDLKEFIKQREEAKERDHRKLGKELDLFMVSPEVGSGLPFWLPKGATIRRTIERYIVDKEVSLGYQHVYTPIMADVELYKTSGHWDHYHEDMFPPMDMGDGEMLVLRPMNCPHHMMVYKNDIHSYRELPIRIAELGMMHRYEKSGALSGLQRVREMTLNDGHTFVRPDQIKDEFKRTLDLMVNVYADFNVTDYRFRLSYRDPNNTEKYFDDDAMWENAQTMLKGAMDELGLDYFEAEGEAAFYGPKLDVQVKTALGMEETLSTIQLDFLLPERFDLTYVGEDGENTHRPVVIHRGIVSTMERFVSYLTEVYKGAFPTWLAPIQATIIPVSVEAHSDYAYEIKERLQEKGIRVEVDDRNEKMGYKIRASQTQKIPYQLVVGDNEVKDATVNVRRYGSKETSVEELNIFVDAIVAEVANYSRV; this comes from the coding sequence ATGGCAATTACAATTACATTTCCCGATGGGGCAAAAAAAGAATTTGAAGTCGGCATCACAACTAAAGATATTGCAGCTAGTATCTCCAATAGCCTAGCCAAAAAAGCATTAGCTGGTAAAGTAAACGGCGAATTAGTTGATTTAAATCGTCCAATTGAAGCAGATTCTACTTTAGCAATTATTACTCCAGCAGATGAAGAAGCATTACCTTTATTACGTCATTCTACTGCACACTTAATGGCACAAGCAGCCCGTCGTCTGTTTCCTAATATTCACTTTGGTGTTGGCCCAGCAATCGAAAGTGGTTTTTATTATGATACTGACAATGGCGCACATCCAATTACTGCTGAAGATCTACCAGCAATCGAAGCGGAAATGATGAAAATTGTCAAAGAAAACTTACCAATTGAGCGTTTAGTTTTGTCAAAAGAAGAAGCTATGGATTTGTTTGAAACAGATCCTTATAAAGTAGAATTAATTAGTGAATTGCCAGCTGATGAAATTATCACAGCTTATCGTCAAGGTGAATTTGTTGATTTATGTCGTGGCCCACACATTCCATCAACAGGTCGTATTCAAGTGTTTAAATTATTATCTGTGGCAGGTGCTTATTGGCGCGGAAATTCAAACAATCACATGATGCAACGCGTTTACGGGACAGCATTCTTCGATAAGAAGGATTTAAAAGAGTTTATCAAACAAAGAGAAGAAGCAAAAGAACGTGATCATCGTAAATTAGGAAAAGAATTAGATTTGTTTATGGTTTCCCCTGAAGTTGGTTCTGGATTGCCATTTTGGTTACCAAAAGGTGCAACAATTCGCCGGACAATTGAACGTTATATTGTTGATAAAGAAGTAAGCTTAGGTTACCAACATGTTTACACACCAATTATGGCTGATGTCGAATTGTATAAAACATCTGGACATTGGGATCACTACCACGAAGACATGTTTCCACCAATGGACATGGGAGACGGCGAAATGCTTGTTTTACGTCCTATGAATTGTCCGCATCATATGATGGTTTATAAAAATGATATTCATTCTTATCGTGAGTTACCAATTCGAATTGCTGAACTTGGTATGATGCACCGCTATGAAAAATCAGGAGCACTGTCAGGCTTGCAACGGGTACGCGAAATGACTCTAAACGATGGGCATACTTTTGTTCGTCCAGATCAAATTAAAGATGAATTTAAACGGACACTTGATTTAATGGTAAATGTTTATGCTGATTTTAATGTAACGGATTATCGTTTCCGCTTAAGCTATCGTGATCCAAATAATACGGAAAAATATTTTGACGATGATGCTATGTGGGAAAATGCGCAAACAATGTTAAAAGGCGCGATGGATGAATTAGGTTTGGATTATTTTGAAGCAGAAGGAGAAGCGGCCTTTTATGGTCCAAAACTGGATGTTCAAGTAAAAACAGCACTTGGTATGGAAGAAACTTTATCGACAATACAATTAGACTTCTTATTACCAGAACGTTTTGATTTAACTTATGTGGGTGAAGATGGTGAAAATACACACCGACCTGTTGTGATTCATCGTGGGATCGTGTCCACAATGGAACGTTTTGTTTCATATTTGACAGAAGTTTATAAAGGTGCATTTCCAACTTGGTTGGCACCAATTCAAGCAACGATTATTCCGGTTTCCGTAGAAGCGCACTCTGATTATGCTTATGAAATCAAAGAACGTTTACAAGAAAAAGGCATTCGTGTGGAAGTTGATGACCGTAATGAGAAAATGGGTTATAAGATACGCGCATCTCAAACGCAAAAAATTCCTTATCAATTAGTTGTAGGGGATAACGAAGTAAAAGATGCTACAGTAAATGTTCGGCGCTACGGTAGTAAAGAAACTTCTGTTGAAGAGTTGAACATTTTCGTGGATGCGATTGTTGCAGAGGTTGCAAATTACAGTCGCGTGTAA
- a CDS encoding DUF4234 domain-containing protein: protein MTDPILHRRSVIAVILFTLITGGIYGVYWIYITTRDLNEFTGDYRIKPGWTLLFGLLTCGLYMFYWWYKINDLIMAAQIKAQRPFRSDNKLLFVVLRIFGLAIINMAIVQSDLNDIYTNLHLAQTPQNEIEDDDEWSDY from the coding sequence TTGACAGATCCTATCTTGCACAGGCGTTCGGTTATTGCTGTGATTTTATTCACTTTAATTACAGGGGGAATCTATGGCGTTTACTGGATTTATATAACAACCCGTGATTTAAATGAATTTACCGGCGATTATCGCATCAAGCCAGGATGGACATTACTTTTTGGGTTGCTTACTTGTGGCCTTTACATGTTTTATTGGTGGTATAAAATCAATGATCTAATCATGGCAGCACAAATAAAAGCGCAACGACCATTTCGCAGTGATAATAAATTACTTTTTGTTGTTTTGCGCATTTTTGGACTAGCGATAATCAATATGGCAATTGTCCAATCTGATTTAAATGATATTTACACCAATCTCCACCTTGCACAAACACCACAAAATGAGATAGAAGATGATGATGAATGGTCGGACTATTAG
- a CDS encoding DUF2752 domain-containing protein has translation MVGLLECPLKAITGFPCPMCGMTRSFIHLVQGDVSGAFYYHPLFWVIIILILLYIISLKKVGIKKLFKNKFWWIGVSSLFVCVYFIRMMALFPEKAPLDFNFEAFLPGLWQIFTM, from the coding sequence ATGGTCGGACTATTAGAATGTCCTTTAAAAGCTATTACTGGTTTTCCTTGTCCGATGTGTGGGATGACCCGTTCTTTTATTCATCTTGTGCAAGGAGATGTTAGCGGAGCCTTTTATTATCATCCCCTTTTTTGGGTAATTATTATACTGATACTTTTATATATTATCAGTTTAAAAAAAGTTGGAATTAAGAAACTTTTTAAAAATAAATTTTGGTGGATTGGTGTCAGCAGTCTGTTTGTTTGTGTCTATTTTATCCGTATGATGGCATTATTCCCTGAAAAAGCCCCTTTGGATTTTAATTTTGAAGCCTTTTTACCTGGGTTATGGCAAATTTTTACTATGTAA
- the rimP gene encoding ribosome maturation factor RimP, with protein sequence MSTVVETVTSLVQPILDEQNFELVEVEFVKEGKSWFLRVFIDKEGGIDIEECAYVSEKLSEKLDSVDPDPIPQAYFLEVSSPGAERPLKKEADFKKAVGEYIHISLYQAIDGQKQYEGFLISLSETELVLKIKIKTREKELTFDRKNIAKARLAIQF encoded by the coding sequence TTGAGTACAGTTGTAGAAACAGTAACTAGCTTGGTTCAACCAATTTTAGATGAACAAAATTTCGAACTAGTAGAAGTCGAGTTTGTTAAAGAAGGTAAGAGCTGGTTTTTGCGGGTATTCATCGATAAAGAAGGCGGCATTGATATTGAAGAGTGTGCTTATGTAAGTGAAAAATTAAGTGAAAAATTGGATAGTGTAGATCCAGATCCGATACCCCAAGCTTACTTTTTAGAGGTCTCATCCCCTGGTGCCGAACGACCGTTAAAAAAAGAGGCAGACTTTAAAAAAGCTGTAGGTGAATATATTCATATTTCATTGTACCAAGCCATTGATGGACAAAAACAATATGAAGGATTTTTAATCTCTCTTAGCGAAACAGAATTAGTGTTAAAAATCAAAATTAAGACCCGTGAAAAAGAATTAACTTTTGATCGCAAAAATATTGCTAAAGCTCGCTTAGCTATTCAATTTTAA